From the Candidatus Delongbacteria bacterium genome, the window AAATTAGCTACGATAATTTCGGATAAATACTGATCTCCATAATATTTTGAGAGGATACAAAAAAGAGTGAAAAAACAGCAAACTTTTCAAAAAAGTTTGATCAATACCAACACCCATCAAGAAAACATTTTCGTCAGCATCCCATTCAATCTGGCGAGTACACCAGATTGAACCAGCTCCACTAACCTTACGGTTAGAATTCCACTGGTGATGGTGCATTTATTGTTGAGAGTATGGTTTTGGAAGATAAGAATTTTTTTCTCTTAAAAAAACAAGGGACCCAAAGGTATCTTGCACCGGCGTAGGCTTATCCTTGCGAAGCAAGGTAATTGCTGGATCTTTTTGTAGTAATTTCATTTCATAAATGTATTTACATATTAGACTTTACCATATGATTTAGACTAATTCTTTTATAATTAAATGATAACTGTTTAGAATGAACTGGGAAGTGTGAGTAAATCACTAAAAAAAATACCATTATAAACAAAGGTTGCTCATTCAAAATGATTACTTGAAAATACACTTGTAAATTTCGGCTCATTCTGCTAAATTCCGCTAAAATAATTATTAGGATGAAAATTGAACGAAAATAATGATAAAAAAAATATAAACATAGATGAGTGTTTGGAGCTTCTTGAACAACTTGTTGAAAACCCTGATGAGTTTGCCAAACTTCCTGAAGATAAAAGAATTGCTCTTCTTATAGCAGCAGGTAGAATCTCTCGACCAAATAAAAAAGAGGATCTTCAAAGACAAAAAGAGGCAAGAAAACTTAGAAAAAAAGAGAAAGATCAACAGAATAGGATTGCTAGAGCATCAACAGGTATTAGAACGGCAAGAGAAGTACCTGTTTTTGTAGCACCTACTCAGATAGAGTATAATGCTGACTCAAGTGAAAGACCGAAACTAACATCACCAAGAAATTGCTATGTTTGTAAAGATGAATTCACCGATGTTCATCATTTTTACGATACGATGTGTCCAAAATGTGCTGATTTTAACTATATGAAAAGATTTCAAACAGCTTCACTTAAAGGTAGAGTCGCTGTAATTACCGGATCGAGATTAAAAATTGGTTATCATGCTACACTAATGCTACTTCGTGCTGGAGCAAAAGTTATCGCTACAACCAGATTTCCAGTTGATTCAGCAATGAGATTTTCTAAAGAAGCAGACTTTTTTGAGTGGAAAGATAGATTACAGATATATGGACTAGATTTAAGGCACACACCAAGTGTTGAACTTTTCTGCAATTATGTAGAGCAGCATTATGACAGACTTGATATTCTTATAAATAATGCCGCTCAAACAGTGAGAAGACCTCCTGGATTCTATGCTCATTTAATGGAAAATGAAACAAAAGATTTTTCAGAGTTAGATGACAACACAAGATATCTTTTGGGTGAATATAGAGATTGTGTTACAAAATTGATAACTGTTGCAGTGAAAGACGAAAATAGTGGCGAACTTCTTCCTGTAAGCTGGGAAGGAAAATCCCCAGGAATTGGACTGCGAGCCTCTGCTGAATTATCACAAATTCCATACTCCTATGATTATGCTATAGATACTGAAAAAGTTTTTCCTGTTGGTAAATTAGACGCTGACTTGCAGCAGGTGGATCTTCGTCATACTAATAGCTGGAGATTAAGATTGGGTGAAATTCCTACTTCGGAAATGTTAGAACTTCAACTTGTAAACGCCGTTGCCCCTTTTGTACTTTGTAACAGGCTTTCAAATATGATGAAGAGAGATTATACAGGAGAAAAACATATTGTAAATGTTTCAGCAATGGAAGGTAAATTTCATAGATTTACTAAAATAGATAGACATCCTCATACTAATATGGCTAAAGCTGCACTTAATATGCTTACTCATACTTCAGCTTCTGATCTCGCTAAATATGGTATTTATATGAATGCCGTTGATACTGGCTGGGTTACTGATGAAGATCCTGTACATTTAGCTAAGTTAAAAGAGGATTTACATGATTTTCAACCACCTCTGGATATTGTAGATGGTGCTGCACGAGTTTGTGATCCATTTTTTGATGGAATATTAACAGGGAAACACTGGTGTGGTAAATTCTTGAAAGATTATTTCCCTATCGATTGGTAGGTATAGATAAAAAGTATTTGAAGACTACTTAAATATTTATGTGGAATTTTAGACATAGTTTTGGCTATATCGCAAAGTGACATTGTTTGTAAAATGCCAATAACAAAATGAATATTACTGAAATTTGATCCACATATTTCTCTAGTGAATTAGAGAGGTGATTAAATCAATTTTACAGTATATTTCCAGAATGTTTCAATGCAAAGCTATCGAATTAGTACAAAGTAAGTCTTGATTCCCAGAGATGAAATCGCTGGCTTTTTAAAAAATGATTTATTAGTCATCGCTGTGTGTCTGATAAATTTGCAATAATGAAAATCCTATCTTTCGATTTTAACTAAAATTATAGATTTTCTTTTCAAAGATTTCTTTTGTTTCTAAAAGTGATATAGGTATTAAACAAATTGAAATGCTTTGACAACTAATGTTTTATATATTAGTCTATTAGGAAAATCAACTGGGAGAGTGTGATGAAATTGTTAGTACTTCTAATAAGTATGGCATTAATATTTAGCCTTGATTCAAGGGAGTATATTACCAAATTTACTGAAAATCCACCAATTTTAGATGGGCAAATCGATGATCCTGTTTGGAATATTGTGGATTGGCAATCAGATTTTATTCAAAGTATACCTTCTAGGGGTGAAAATGCCACTCAAACAACAAAATTTAAAATTATCTATGATAAGGAAAATTTATATGTAGCCATTAGAGCATATGATACAAATCCTGAATTGATAGTATCAAATATGACTGAGCATGATAATTTTGGTGGTGATTGGGTTGAAATTAATATAGATAGTTATGATGACAATAGAACAGGATTTTCCTTTACTTCAATGGCTTGTGGATCTAACGGAGACGAATATATTAGTGATGACGGAAGTAATTGGGATGGTAGTTGGAATCCAATCTGGACAAATGCATGTAAAATTGACAATGAAGGATGGTCAACTGAAATGAAAATACCATTTAGTCAATTAAGATTTCAGGATAAGGAAGATCAGGAATGGGGTATTCAGGTTTCTAGAATAATCTATAGAAAGAATGAAAGATCGCACTGGGCAGAGATAAAGAAGGATGCTCCGTGGGTAAGTTCAATGGGAACCCTAAAGGGAATAAAAAATATTAAAACAGGTGCAAATCTAGAAATTTTACCCTACTCAGCATGGCAAATAAAGAAAATGAAAGAAGATGTAAGGAATCTCTTTCGTCCTGGAAATGAAGGTAAATTGAGGGTTGGACTTGATGGTAAATATATGATTTCACAAAATTTAGCAGCTGATTTTACAATCAATCCAGATTTTGGACAGGTAGAAGCTGACCCTGCCGAAATAAATTTAAGCGGTTACGAAACTTATCAAAGTGAAAGAAGACCATTTTTTATAGAAGGAAATGATATCTATTCTTATCCATTAACTACAGCAATTTTCGGAGGAAATTACTCATCTGATGAACTATTCTATTCAAGAAGAATTGGAGCAGAACCATCAGGGTATAGATATGTCCAAGAGTCAATTCATGAAGAATATCCCGAAAATACAGATATTATAGCTGCAGTAAAACTTACTGGAAAAACTGAAAATGGATTTTCCATTGGAATTCTTGAAAGTGTTACCGACAAAGAGATTCTAGAATATACAGTACTTGACACTACAACGGGATTGTTAAATAAGAAAGAAGTAACCTTAGAACCATATACGAACTATTTTGTAGGTAGATTAAAAAAAGATTTTGACGATGGTAATACTGTGCTAGGTG encodes:
- a CDS encoding SDR family oxidoreductase is translated as MNENNDKKNINIDECLELLEQLVENPDEFAKLPEDKRIALLIAAGRISRPNKKEDLQRQKEARKLRKKEKDQQNRIARASTGIRTAREVPVFVAPTQIEYNADSSERPKLTSPRNCYVCKDEFTDVHHFYDTMCPKCADFNYMKRFQTASLKGRVAVITGSRLKIGYHATLMLLRAGAKVIATTRFPVDSAMRFSKEADFFEWKDRLQIYGLDLRHTPSVELFCNYVEQHYDRLDILINNAAQTVRRPPGFYAHLMENETKDFSELDDNTRYLLGEYRDCVTKLITVAVKDENSGELLPVSWEGKSPGIGLRASAELSQIPYSYDYAIDTEKVFPVGKLDADLQQVDLRHTNSWRLRLGEIPTSEMLELQLVNAVAPFVLCNRLSNMMKRDYTGEKHIVNVSAMEGKFHRFTKIDRHPHTNMAKAALNMLTHTSASDLAKYGIYMNAVDTGWVTDEDPVHLAKLKEDLHDFQPPLDIVDGAARVCDPFFDGILTGKHWCGKFLKDYFPIDW